A window of the Deltaproteobacteria bacterium HGW-Deltaproteobacteria-18 genome harbors these coding sequences:
- a CDS encoding thioester oxidase produces MNMRTMRDFLKDDLRLQLDFSRSDQNRGIMPPPVQKPVQADQKLISLPDDPASAFAGRMDLVRALAGRKSHRAWRDESLSPEELGFLLWAVQGVRGKRGVTSVFRTVPSAGCRHALETYLLVNNCESLERGVYRYLPLEHGLVLEASGGADFTTRQHEAVLMQTFVTKAPVVLVWATIPYRMEWRYMAAAHRVIAIDAGHVCQNLYLATQAVGCGTCAVAAFHQQALDELLGVDGEDEFALYLAPVGKV; encoded by the coding sequence GTGAATATGCGTACCATGCGCGACTTTTTGAAGGATGATCTGCGTTTACAGCTTGATTTTTCCCGCTCGGACCAGAATCGCGGCATCATGCCGCCTCCGGTGCAGAAGCCTGTACAGGCGGATCAGAAGTTGATTTCACTGCCGGACGATCCTGCCTCGGCCTTTGCCGGGCGCATGGATCTGGTCCGCGCCCTTGCAGGTCGCAAGAGCCATCGGGCCTGGCGCGATGAGTCGCTGAGCCCAGAAGAGCTCGGCTTTCTGCTCTGGGCTGTGCAGGGGGTGCGCGGGAAGAGGGGCGTAACCAGTGTTTTCCGCACCGTCCCTTCAGCCGGCTGCAGGCATGCCCTGGAAACATACTTACTGGTCAACAACTGCGAGTCTCTTGAGCGGGGTGTGTACCGCTACCTGCCCCTTGAGCACGGGCTGGTGCTTGAAGCCTCGGGCGGGGCTGATTTTACCACTCGTCAGCACGAGGCCGTGCTCATGCAGACCTTCGTGACCAAGGCGCCCGTGGTGCTGGTTTGGGCGACCATCCCTTACCGCATGGAGTGGCGCTACATGGCGGCCGCCCACCGGGTCATCGCAATCGATGCCGGACACGTCTGCCAAAACTTGTATCTTGCGACACAGGCGGTGGGGTGCGGCACCTGCGCGGTGGCGGCCTTTCATCAGCAGGCCCTGGATGAACTTCTGGGCGTGGACGGGGAGGACGAGTTCGCCCTGTATCTGGCCCCCGTGGGCAAGGTCTGA